Proteins encoded within one genomic window of Synergistaceae bacterium:
- the leuD gene encoding 3-isopropylmalate dehydratase small subunit — MRAHKYGDHVDTDVIIPARYLASQDEKELASHCMEDIDKNFHAKIKDGDIIVAGLNFGCGSSREHAPVAIKASGISCVIAKSFARIFYRNAINIGLAILECPEAAENIADGDEVSINFDTGEIKDLTQNKIFKAEPFPEFIKNMIKDGGLIASLKKKL, encoded by the coding sequence ATGCGCGCTCATAAATACGGAGATCATGTTGACACAGATGTAATTATTCCGGCTCGTTATTTGGCAAGTCAGGACGAGAAAGAGTTAGCGTCTCACTGCATGGAAGATATTGACAAAAACTTTCACGCAAAAATTAAAGACGGTGATATTATTGTTGCAGGCTTGAATTTCGGCTGCGGTTCTTCCCGTGAACATGCGCCAGTTGCAATAAAAGCGTCCGGAATTTCTTGTGTAATCGCAAAAAGTTTCGCGCGAATCTTTTACCGTAATGCAATTAATATCGGACTCGCCATTCTTGAATGTCCTGAGGCAGCAGAAAATATCGCAGACGGCGACGAAGTAAGCATAAATTTTGACACAGGCGAAATTAAGGACTTAACGCAGAATAAAATTTTTAAGGCTGAACCCTTCCCGGAATTTATCAAGAATATGATTAAGGACGGCGGTTTAATAGCTTCACTCAAGAAAAAATTATAA
- the leuC gene encoding 3-isopropylmalate dehydratase large subunit: MGMTMTQKILARHAGLDEVHAGQLIQAKLDMVMGNDITSPVAINEFESAGFNEVFDSKKVVMVMDHFTPNKDIKSATQCKQCRTFAKRFGLENFFDVGKMGIEHALLPEMGLVAPGEAIIGADSHTCTYGAVNAFSTGVGSTDMGAAMAAGYTWFKVPAAIRVNVTGKKKKFVSGKDLILYLIGKIGVDGALYKSLEFSGEGLKELSMSDRLTIANMAIEAGAKNGIFPVDDITREYLNGRVTREWTSYDPDPDAEYESVIELDLNNIDCTVSWPHLPENAKPATEGRNIRIDQIVIGSCTNGRIEDMQAAAEILKGHHLADGVRGIIIPATQNIYRECIKRGYVDIFLDAGCIVSTPTCGPCLGGHMGVLAAGEKCVSTTNRNFVGRMGHVESEIYLASPAVAAASGITGYITHPKEVM, from the coding sequence ATGGGAATGACGATGACTCAAAAGATTCTCGCGCGTCATGCGGGACTCGATGAAGTTCATGCGGGACAGCTGATTCAAGCAAAATTAGATATGGTCATGGGCAATGATATAACGAGTCCGGTTGCTATAAATGAATTTGAGTCAGCCGGTTTTAATGAAGTCTTTGACTCGAAAAAAGTCGTTATGGTAATGGATCACTTCACGCCCAACAAAGATATTAAATCAGCGACTCAGTGCAAACAGTGCCGGACATTTGCGAAAAGATTCGGGCTTGAAAATTTCTTTGATGTCGGCAAAATGGGAATCGAACACGCTTTATTACCTGAAATGGGACTCGTTGCACCCGGTGAAGCAATTATCGGCGCAGACTCTCACACTTGCACATACGGCGCAGTAAATGCATTCTCGACCGGTGTAGGCTCTACGGACATGGGCGCAGCAATGGCAGCTGGTTATACGTGGTTCAAAGTTCCGGCGGCGATTCGTGTAAATGTTACCGGCAAGAAGAAAAAATTTGTGTCCGGCAAAGATTTAATATTATACTTAATCGGCAAAATCGGCGTTGACGGAGCATTATATAAATCTCTTGAGTTCAGCGGCGAAGGTCTCAAAGAATTATCAATGTCAGACAGACTCACTATTGCTAATATGGCTATCGAGGCAGGCGCGAAAAATGGAATTTTCCCAGTTGATGACATCACGAGAGAATATCTTAACGGCAGAGTAACACGCGAATGGACTTCATACGATCCAGACCCCGACGCAGAATATGAAAGCGTAATAGAGCTTGACTTGAATAATATCGACTGCACTGTGTCATGGCCTCATTTGCCCGAAAACGCAAAGCCCGCCACTGAAGGCAGAAATATAAGAATTGACCAAATTGTAATAGGTTCATGTACAAACGGCCGTATTGAAGATATGCAGGCAGCAGCAGAAATTTTGAAAGGTCATCACTTGGCCGATGGTGTGAGAGGAATAATTATCCCGGCGACTCAAAATATTTATCGCGAGTGCATTAAACGCGGTTATGTAGATATTTTTCTTGACGCGGGGTGCATTGTGTCGACTCCTACGTGCGGGCCTTGTCTGGGCGGTCATATGGGAGTCTTGGCTGCTGGTGAAAAATGCGTCTCTACAACAAATCGAAATTTTGTCGGCCGAATGGGTCATGTTGAAAGCGAAATATATTTAGCTTCTCCTGCTGTTGCTGCTGCGTCAGGGATTACAGGTTATATAACGCACCCGAAGGAGGTTATGTAA
- a CDS encoding DUF3798 domain-containing protein, whose protein sequence is MTGTVSQSEDDLRGAELMIQKYGDASKGGMITHVTYPDNFPSEQETVIAQIVGLADDPLMKVIVVNQAVPGTAEGFRRVREKRPDILLLAGEPHEDPGVITESAHIAVHTDHIGRGYTIPLGAKKMGAKTFVHISFPRHMSYETLGLRRAIMEEACKDLGIKFVFETAPDPTSDVGMAGAQQYILENMPAWIEKYGKDAAFFCTNDGHTEPLLRQVAALGGYFVEADLPSPVMGYPGALGIDLSKEQGDWPAILKKVEDAVVKAGGGGRMGTWAYSWGYTTTAALVEYGKRYVEGTFTNKLGSAQALREMRAAYDEFCPGAHWGASYFTDAVTGVKNTKFILLRQDTYVLGGTFLGLAEVEIPEKYFKIRMTPAN, encoded by the coding sequence ATGACCGGCACAGTTTCTCAGAGTGAGGACGATTTACGCGGTGCAGAATTAATGATTCAGAAATACGGCGACGCTTCCAAAGGCGGAATGATCACGCACGTAACTTATCCGGACAATTTCCCGTCAGAACAAGAGACAGTTATTGCGCAGATAGTCGGACTTGCTGACGACCCATTAATGAAAGTTATCGTTGTTAATCAGGCAGTCCCCGGCACAGCAGAAGGTTTCAGAAGAGTACGCGAGAAAAGGCCTGATATTTTACTGCTTGCGGGCGAACCTCACGAGGACCCCGGCGTAATCACTGAGTCAGCACATATCGCAGTTCATACAGACCATATCGGACGCGGTTACACTATTCCATTAGGTGCTAAGAAAATGGGCGCAAAAACTTTCGTACATATTTCTTTCCCTCGTCATATGAGCTATGAGACACTCGGACTCAGACGTGCAATAATGGAAGAAGCATGCAAAGATTTGGGCATCAAATTTGTATTCGAGACAGCCCCCGATCCTACAAGCGACGTAGGCATGGCAGGAGCACAGCAATATATTTTAGAGAACATGCCCGCATGGATTGAGAAATACGGCAAAGACGCAGCATTTTTCTGCACAAACGACGGACACACAGAGCCGTTATTACGTCAGGTCGCTGCACTCGGCGGATATTTTGTTGAAGCAGATTTACCCTCGCCCGTTATGGGTTACCCCGGCGCACTTGGTATCGATTTATCAAAGGAACAGGGCGACTGGCCTGCAATCCTGAAAAAAGTTGAGGACGCAGTTGTCAAGGCAGGCGGCGGCGGTCGTATGGGAACATGGGCTTATTCATGGGGTTACACGACTACGGCAGCACTTGTTGAATACGGCAAACGCTATGTAGAAGGCACATTCACAAATAAATTAGGTTCAGCGCAGGCACTCAGAGAAATGCGAGCAGCTTACGACGAATTTTGCCCGGGCGCACACTGGGGAGCAAGTTACTTCACAGATGCAGTTACAGGCGTAAAGAATACAAAATTTATTTTATTGCGTCAGGACACATACGTTTTGGGCGGAACATTTTTAGGGCTTGCAGAAGTTGAGATCCCCGAAAAATATTTCAAGATCCGCATGACTCCCGCAAACTAA
- a CDS encoding sugar ABC transporter ATP-binding protein, with amino-acid sequence MSDTNTSTLLRLEHIGKEYYGNRVLSDISFSIDSGEIIGLVGENGAGKSTLLNILFGMPVIASTGGYEGELFIDGKHVNFSSPNQALAAGIGMVHQEFSLIPGFTAAENILLNREVLNPSLMNYVFSDRVSTLDREEMHKRANAAIHTLGVNINPDMIVSEMPVGYKQFIEIAREIDRKNTRLLFLDEPTAVLTESEAEILLTALKKLARSGIAIVFISHRLHEVKDLCSRILVLRDGKLITDQPSNELSIREIASLMVGRESARVEEPPEIPAEPVTPDDVNETLDIQPGKKKKKVKPALKVEHLWVDMPGETVRDVSFEVKKGEIFGIGGLAGHGKLGIPNGIMGLYPAGGKVRLFGKKLILNRPRAALSRKMAFVSEDRRGVGLLLDEPLDWNITFTAMQTQGRFLLGIPYIFQVRNEYAMKKEARKFIDSLGIKCTGPSQLAGELSGGNQQKVCLAKAFVLRPDILLICEPTRGIDIGAKTLVLDTLKEYNRENGTTIIITSSELEELRSVCDRVAIVGEGKIAGVLPASSPAEDFGMLMMGQHKQNIDKESEETA; translated from the coding sequence TTGTCAGATACGAATACAAGCACATTGCTTAGACTTGAGCATATCGGCAAAGAATATTACGGCAATAGAGTCTTGTCTGATATATCGTTCAGCATTGACTCAGGCGAAATTATTGGCCTTGTCGGTGAAAACGGTGCAGGCAAATCGACGCTGTTAAATATTTTGTTCGGAATGCCCGTAATAGCTTCAACAGGAGGCTACGAGGGAGAATTATTTATTGACGGGAAGCACGTAAATTTTTCATCACCTAATCAGGCACTCGCAGCAGGAATCGGAATGGTACATCAAGAATTTTCGCTTATTCCGGGATTTACTGCAGCAGAAAATATTTTGTTGAATCGCGAAGTATTGAATCCTTCACTAATGAATTATGTATTTAGCGACAGGGTCTCGACTCTTGACCGTGAAGAAATGCATAAACGTGCAAATGCAGCGATTCACACGCTCGGAGTAAATATTAATCCTGATATGATAGTTAGTGAAATGCCCGTCGGTTACAAACAGTTTATCGAGATTGCACGCGAAATTGACAGAAAAAATACTAGATTGTTATTCCTCGATGAGCCGACAGCAGTATTAACAGAGTCAGAAGCTGAAATTTTATTAACGGCACTCAAGAAATTAGCTCGTTCAGGAATCGCAATTGTGTTTATTTCTCACAGACTGCATGAAGTAAAAGATTTGTGCAGCAGGATTCTTGTTTTGCGCGACGGAAAATTAATCACTGACCAGCCGTCAAATGAGTTATCAATAAGGGAAATTGCGTCATTAATGGTCGGCCGCGAGAGTGCGAGAGTCGAGGAACCCCCGGAGATTCCCGCAGAACCTGTAACACCTGATGATGTAAACGAGACTCTTGACATTCAGCCCGGCAAAAAGAAGAAAAAAGTTAAACCCGCTCTCAAAGTTGAACATTTATGGGTTGACATGCCCGGCGAAACTGTTCGTGATGTATCGTTTGAAGTCAAGAAGGGTGAAATTTTCGGCATCGGCGGACTTGCTGGACACGGCAAATTAGGAATCCCAAACGGTATTATGGGACTCTATCCTGCCGGCGGTAAAGTTAGACTCTTCGGGAAAAAATTAATTCTCAATCGTCCGAGAGCAGCTTTATCGCGAAAAATGGCGTTTGTTTCTGAAGACAGGCGCGGAGTCGGTTTATTGCTTGATGAGCCTTTAGACTGGAATATAACTTTTACGGCAATGCAGACTCAAGGGAGATTTTTACTCGGAATCCCGTATATTTTCCAAGTTAGGAACGAATACGCAATGAAGAAGGAAGCGCGCAAATTTATTGACTCACTCGGTATTAAATGCACTGGGCCGAGTCAGTTAGCGGGCGAATTATCCGGCGGAAATCAGCAGAAAGTTTGTCTTGCTAAAGCGTTTGTCCTGCGTCCTGACATTTTATTAATCTGCGAACCGACTAGAGGCATTGACATAGGCGCAAAAACTTTAGTTCTTGACACGTTGAAAGAATATAACCGCGAAAACGGCACGACGATAATAATTACAAGTTCAGAGCTTGAAGAGCTGCGTTCTGTCTGTGATAGAGTTGCAATAGTAGGTGAGGGAAAAATCGCGGGAGTCTTGCCTGCGTCGAGTCCTGCTGAAGATTTCGGAATGTTAATGATGGGACAGCACAAACAAAATATAGATAAGGAGAGTGAAGAGACAGCATGA
- a CDS encoding ABC transporter permease, whose product MIKNFIDKAGWPRIIIGLFLLGLFIAAPFVGVNVDTSLNNTLVRFGMNGVMVLAMIPMVQAGCGLNFGLPLGIIAGLLGATLSIELNSEILSKLAELGGQYNISWLNPAFIEVYREPIGFASAIIIAIPIAAVLGWLYGKLLNRVKGDEMMIATYVGFSSVSFMCIAWLLLPYKHPTMVWGYAGRGLRTTISVEGYWLNILNKALAIKINDRFTIPTGMLIFFAVMALLVWLFMRTKTGTAMTAVGSNPEFARASGINVDKMRTISVVLSTILGAIGIIVYEQSFGFIQLYMGPFYMALPAVASILLGGASVNKASILNVIVGTFLFQGILTMTPSVINSYLQTDMSEVIRLIVSNGMILYALTRKVRAGR is encoded by the coding sequence ATGATAAAAAATTTTATCGATAAAGCCGGCTGGCCGAGAATTATTATAGGCTTATTTCTGCTGGGACTGTTTATAGCGGCTCCCTTTGTCGGTGTAAATGTTGACACGTCGTTAAATAATACTCTTGTGCGATTTGGCATGAACGGCGTAATGGTGCTTGCAATGATCCCTATGGTGCAGGCTGGATGCGGATTAAATTTCGGTCTGCCTCTTGGAATAATTGCGGGTTTGCTGGGTGCGACTCTTTCCATTGAGTTAAACTCTGAAATTTTATCAAAACTTGCTGAATTAGGCGGACAATATAATATTTCGTGGCTTAATCCTGCATTTATTGAAGTATATAGAGAGCCTATCGGATTTGCGAGCGCGATAATAATTGCGATACCGATTGCAGCTGTACTCGGCTGGCTTTACGGGAAATTGTTAAACCGAGTCAAAGGCGATGAAATGATGATAGCTACATATGTAGGATTCTCGTCTGTGTCGTTTATGTGTATTGCGTGGCTTCTGCTGCCTTATAAGCACCCGACAATGGTATGGGGTTATGCGGGCCGTGGCTTGCGTACAACAATAAGCGTTGAAGGTTACTGGCTGAATATATTAAACAAGGCTCTTGCGATAAAGATTAATGACAGATTCACGATTCCGACTGGAATGTTAATTTTCTTTGCTGTAATGGCTTTATTAGTATGGCTCTTCATGCGCACGAAAACAGGTACAGCAATGACGGCAGTAGGTTCAAATCCTGAATTTGCGCGCGCGTCTGGAATCAACGTCGATAAAATGCGCACGATTTCTGTAGTACTCTCGACGATATTGGGCGCGATAGGAATTATCGTTTATGAGCAAAGTTTTGGATTTATACAATTATATATGGGTCCGTTCTATATGGCATTACCGGCGGTCGCGTCGATTTTGCTGGGCGGTGCGAGCGTCAACAAAGCAAGTATCTTAAATGTTATAGTCGGAACGTTTTTATTTCAGGGAATATTAACGATGACTCCGTCTGTAATTAACAGCTATTTGCAGACTGACATGTCAGAAGTAATACGACTCATA